A genomic stretch from Pararhizobium sp. IMCC21322 includes:
- a CDS encoding cell wall hydrolase produces MVVSRKAEHVADGLPVPALRMEEGSLSPSAKKRANRQRSAMILARARAEERAVAARRQARLAGLAVSTALGALLLCATPSSSSLPEFTELSDADSYILLTPMKRTAVHSARVQYVDPVKSSGVLTASVAPGSEPKAAAKNDTVKLKETVNRVVKEDLEITRIRPAVVEPNNDLPHSGNLFELRDLFSSVDEETLPRTVLAAPGWPSKDQIALATSHFNAPGILRERSRTMVADARQVSPPVVTREAGEDTVRVALAYAPVDSMEEFKSPFAAVLNVPQEHQAIAKVDEPIVTVVTAPVLTATSPVQSASLVSLATPKSRVTDTKPKITIAGRIPMIKPDISAIPKSSGIAKVAVVRPKLGGKDHWWSKNKVPRAAFSRREQRCLAAAVYFEARGEPVPGQAAVAQVVLNRVKAPSYPSTVCGVVYQNKKWRNRCQFSFACDGIRDKVTDKKSYAQAQKVAKNVTSGKSWSRKIGSSTHYHATYVSPKWAKKMKRITKIGRHIFYKTYNGGWS; encoded by the coding sequence ATGGTTGTGTCACGTAAAGCTGAGCATGTTGCTGACGGGTTACCCGTGCCTGCATTGCGTATGGAAGAAGGCAGTTTATCGCCGTCCGCAAAGAAGCGTGCCAACAGGCAGCGGAGTGCAATGATTTTGGCCCGCGCCCGTGCTGAAGAACGTGCCGTGGCGGCCCGGCGTCAGGCCCGGCTGGCAGGTTTGGCCGTATCCACCGCATTGGGCGCGTTGTTGCTGTGTGCGACACCTTCCTCGTCGAGCCTTCCCGAATTCACCGAGCTGTCAGATGCAGACTCTTATATTCTGCTCACACCCATGAAGCGCACAGCGGTCCATTCGGCGCGTGTGCAATATGTAGACCCGGTTAAATCGTCCGGTGTTCTGACGGCAAGCGTTGCGCCCGGGTCAGAACCAAAAGCTGCTGCAAAGAATGATACGGTCAAGCTGAAGGAAACGGTTAATCGTGTGGTCAAGGAAGACCTGGAGATAACCCGCATCCGCCCGGCAGTGGTTGAGCCAAATAATGATTTGCCGCATTCAGGTAATCTTTTTGAACTGCGTGATCTGTTCTCATCTGTTGATGAAGAGACTTTACCACGCACCGTGCTGGCAGCCCCTGGCTGGCCAAGCAAAGACCAGATTGCTCTGGCGACCAGCCATTTCAATGCACCGGGCATTCTTCGTGAGCGGTCCCGCACTATGGTCGCTGATGCGCGTCAAGTTTCGCCACCCGTTGTTACTCGGGAAGCTGGCGAAGACACCGTACGAGTTGCCCTGGCTTATGCGCCGGTTGACAGTATGGAAGAGTTTAAATCGCCATTCGCTGCTGTTTTGAATGTGCCGCAAGAACATCAGGCGATTGCGAAAGTCGATGAGCCGATTGTGACAGTTGTTACTGCACCGGTTTTGACTGCAACAAGCCCTGTCCAATCTGCCTCTTTGGTCTCTCTTGCCACGCCAAAATCACGGGTGACGGATACCAAACCGAAAATAACGATCGCCGGGCGCATTCCGATGATCAAACCCGATATTTCTGCCATCCCAAAAAGCAGCGGCATTGCGAAAGTTGCTGTTGTGCGGCCGAAGCTTGGCGGTAAAGATCATTGGTGGTCGAAGAATAAAGTTCCGCGTGCTGCGTTCTCGCGCCGGGAACAGCGCTGTCTGGCTGCTGCCGTGTATTTTGAAGCCCGTGGCGAGCCTGTTCCAGGACAGGCAGCTGTTGCGCAAGTGGTGCTGAACCGGGTTAAGGCGCCTTCCTATCCATCTACGGTTTGCGGTGTGGTTTATCAGAACAAGAAATGGCGTAATCGTTGCCAGTTCTCATTCGCCTGTGACGGCATCCGTGACAAGGTGACTGACAAGAAATCCTACGCGCAGGCACAGAAAGTTGCAAAAAACGTAACTTCGGGTAAATCTTGGTCCCGCAAAATCGGTTCCTCAACCCATTATCATGCGACTTATGTCAGCCCGAAATGGGCCAAGAAAATGAAGCGTATTACTAAAATCGGCCGTCATATTTTCTATAAAACCTACAATGGTGGCTGGAGCTAG
- the ppdK gene encoding pyruvate, phosphate dikinase, producing the protein MDKWVYEFGDGRAEGSAEMRNLLGGKGANLAEMSSLGLPVPPGFTVTTEVCTYYYDNDKSFPALLTEQVETALATIAQLSGRRFGDDDNPLLMSVRSGARSSMPGMMDTVLNLGLNDKSVETIADQSGDARFAYDSYRRFIQMYSDVVMGLDHHAFEDILESFKHRAGYVLDTDLTADDWKNIVVEYKKLVENELETPFPQDPQDQLWGGIGAVFQSWMAPRAITYRAINNIPANWGTAVNVQSMVFGNMGEDSATGVAFTRNPSTGEKALYGEFLINAQGEDVVAGIRTPQNLTEAARIEAGSDEPSLEAKMPEAFAEFSKICDQLEAHYSDMQDLEFTIQEGKLWMLQTRSGKRTTKAALKIATDLAAEGLISKEEAVLRIDPAALDQLLHPTIDPAAKRNVIAKGLPASPGAASGEIVFTSEEAQDAKAQGRSVVLVRVETSPEDIHGMHAAEGILTARGGMTSHAAVVARGMGKPCVSGASGIRIDLRNETLSVGDKTYQRGDIITVDGTSGQVLEGEIAMLQPELSEDFATLMQWADAARTMAVRTNAETPADARMALSFGAEGIGLCRTEHMFFDGDRIMAMREMILAEDAAGRRAALDKLLPMQTADFTDLFDIMRGKPVTIRLLDPPLHEFLPQSESDMEDVAKALNLSIDKVRQRTRTLHEFNPMLGHRGCRLAVSYPEIADMQARAIFEAAVEAAQKTGAPVTPEIMVPLVSVKPEFDLIKGRIDAVAALVMKERDVEIKYQVGTMVELPRAALQAHRIAETAEFFSFGTNDLTQTTFGISRDDAASFLGPYAAQGLIEQDPFVSLDQDGVGELVRMGAERGRATRADIKLGICGEHGGDPASIIFCQSVGLDYVSCSPYRVPIARLAAAQAALMHRK; encoded by the coding sequence GTGGACAAGTGGGTCTATGAATTTGGTGATGGTCGGGCCGAAGGTTCGGCTGAAATGCGCAATTTGCTGGGTGGCAAAGGTGCAAATCTGGCGGAAATGTCTTCGCTGGGGCTGCCTGTACCACCAGGATTTACTGTGACCACCGAAGTCTGCACCTACTATTATGACAATGATAAATCCTTCCCGGCCCTGCTGACCGAGCAGGTTGAAACGGCACTGGCAACGATTGCCCAATTGAGCGGGCGTCGGTTCGGGGATGATGATAATCCGCTTTTGATGTCTGTGCGTTCAGGTGCCCGCAGTTCCATGCCGGGCATGATGGATACGGTTCTCAATCTGGGTCTGAATGACAAATCGGTTGAGACCATAGCTGATCAATCGGGCGATGCGCGGTTTGCCTATGACAGCTACCGGCGCTTTATCCAGATGTATAGCGATGTGGTGATGGGGCTCGACCATCATGCTTTTGAAGACATTCTGGAATCCTTCAAACACCGTGCCGGTTACGTTCTGGATACCGATCTGACGGCTGATGACTGGAAAAACATTGTTGTCGAGTACAAGAAACTGGTCGAGAACGAGTTGGAAACGCCCTTTCCGCAAGATCCGCAAGATCAGCTCTGGGGCGGAATTGGCGCTGTTTTCCAGTCATGGATGGCGCCGCGAGCGATCACGTATCGGGCGATCAATAATATTCCGGCAAATTGGGGCACTGCCGTTAATGTGCAATCCATGGTGTTCGGCAATATGGGCGAGGATTCTGCAACTGGCGTTGCCTTTACGCGCAATCCCTCCACCGGCGAAAAAGCGCTGTATGGCGAGTTTTTAATCAATGCGCAGGGCGAGGATGTTGTTGCGGGCATTCGCACGCCGCAAAATTTGACGGAAGCTGCGCGCATTGAAGCTGGCAGTGATGAGCCGTCTCTGGAAGCCAAAATGCCGGAAGCTTTCGCGGAGTTTTCCAAGATCTGCGACCAGCTGGAAGCGCATTACAGCGATATGCAGGATCTGGAATTCACCATCCAGGAAGGCAAGCTTTGGATGTTGCAGACGCGCTCCGGTAAGCGCACCACTAAGGCTGCGCTGAAGATTGCGACGGATTTGGCGGCAGAGGGATTGATCAGCAAGGAAGAGGCTGTGTTGCGCATTGACCCAGCCGCGCTTGATCAGTTGCTGCACCCGACCATCGATCCGGCAGCCAAGCGGAATGTCATTGCCAAGGGTTTGCCGGCGTCTCCCGGTGCCGCCAGTGGTGAGATCGTCTTCACATCTGAAGAGGCCCAGGACGCCAAGGCACAAGGCCGGAGTGTTGTTCTGGTCCGGGTGGAGACCAGCCCGGAAGATATTCACGGCATGCATGCCGCTGAAGGCATTTTAACGGCGCGCGGGGGCATGACCAGCCACGCTGCAGTTGTGGCACGGGGCATGGGCAAGCCGTGCGTTTCCGGCGCCAGCGGAATTCGGATTGATTTGCGCAATGAAACGCTCAGCGTGGGCGACAAAACCTATCAGCGCGGCGATATCATAACGGTAGATGGCACCAGCGGTCAGGTGCTCGAAGGCGAGATTGCCATGTTGCAACCGGAATTGTCGGAAGATTTTGCAACCTTGATGCAGTGGGCGGATGCTGCCCGGACCATGGCTGTGCGCACGAATGCGGAAACACCGGCAGATGCGCGTATGGCCTTGAGTTTTGGTGCAGAAGGCATCGGGCTCTGCCGGACAGAGCACATGTTCTTTGATGGCGACCGCATCATGGCGATGCGGGAAATGATCCTAGCTGAGGATGCGGCGGGAAGGCGTGCTGCATTGGATAAGCTGCTGCCTATGCAAACCGCGGACTTTACGGATCTGTTCGACATCATGCGCGGCAAGCCGGTGACCATTCGGCTGCTTGATCCGCCGCTTCATGAGTTTCTGCCCCAATCCGAATCAGATATGGAAGATGTGGCAAAAGCTCTCAACCTTTCGATTGATAAGGTCCGTCAACGCACGCGGACGTTGCATGAGTTTAATCCCATGCTTGGACACCGTGGATGCCGGCTGGCCGTGTCCTATCCGGAAATCGCTGACATGCAGGCACGCGCCATTTTTGAAGCTGCTGTGGAAGCCGCGCAGAAAACCGGCGCGCCGGTAACGCCGGAAATCATGGTGCCGCTTGTGTCGGTCAAACCGGAATTTGATCTCATCAAGGGGCGTATTGATGCGGTTGCCGCGCTGGTAATGAAAGAGCGCGATGTTGAGATCAAATATCAGGTCGGAACTATGGTTGAATTGCCGCGCGCTGCGTTGCAAGCGCATAGAATTGCCGAGACAGCTGAGTTTTTCTCTTTTGGAACCAATGATTTAACACAAACAACCTTCGGTATCAGCCGTGACGATGCCGCGTCATTTTTGGGGCCATATGCGGCGCAGGGCCTGATTGAACAGGACCCGTTTGTGAGCCTTGATCAGGATGGAGTGGGAGAGTTGGTTCGCATGGGCGCGGAGCGCGGACGAGCAACGCGTGCTGACATCAAGCTTGGTATCTGTGGTGAGCATGGCGGTGATCCAGCCTCCATCATTTTTTGCCAGTCCGTCGGTCTCGACTATGTATCGTGCTCGCCCTACCGGGTTCCGATTGCCAGACTGGCTGCTGCTCAGGCTGCTTTGATGCATAGAAAGTAA
- a CDS encoding glycosyltransferase, whose amino-acid sequence MAEDANVVMAWMNRAARRIPAGNYKRVARFGGYYPLKYYSGFDHIICNTPDLERFCVSKGWDNKKVRTISNFGELPNMPPVRRADFDTAENAFVILACGRLHPSKGFDTLIRAMQDVWPHAVLWLAGAGEEEAALHSLADQLNLASRIRFLGWRHDQSSLLDQADVCVVPSRHEPLSNVVIEAWSKKVPVVASASEGPSWLIGDAGTFGTLFPIDDHEALSREITRFVKDDALRNRVADAAFEKWKTGFSKSAIVDQYLRFLQEL is encoded by the coding sequence ATGGCGGAAGATGCAAATGTTGTCATGGCATGGATGAACCGTGCCGCACGCCGAATTCCAGCCGGTAATTATAAACGTGTGGCAAGATTTGGCGGCTACTACCCACTCAAATACTATTCCGGTTTTGATCACATCATATGCAATACTCCTGATTTGGAACGGTTTTGCGTAAGTAAAGGATGGGATAACAAGAAGGTCAGAACGATTTCTAATTTTGGTGAATTGCCGAACATGCCACCAGTGAGGCGCGCTGATTTTGATACTGCGGAAAATGCATTTGTGATTTTGGCATGCGGCCGTCTTCATCCATCAAAAGGGTTTGATACTTTAATCCGTGCTATGCAGGATGTGTGGCCGCATGCAGTGTTGTGGCTGGCGGGGGCCGGGGAAGAAGAAGCTGCTTTGCACAGTCTTGCAGACCAATTGAACCTTGCAAGCCGTATCCGCTTCTTGGGATGGCGGCATGATCAGTCTTCATTGCTGGATCAAGCGGATGTTTGTGTGGTGCCTTCACGGCACGAACCTTTGTCAAATGTAGTGATCGAAGCGTGGTCGAAGAAAGTTCCTGTTGTGGCTTCTGCATCGGAAGGACCAAGCTGGCTCATAGGCGATGCAGGTACCTTCGGGACGCTTTTTCCGATTGATGATCATGAGGCGCTAAGTCGGGAGATTACGCGCTTTGTGAAGGATGATGCCCTGCGCAATAGGGTCGCTGATGCTGCGTTTGAGAAATGGAAAACCGGCTTTTCAAAATCCGCCATCGTCGATCAGTATTTACGATTTCTGCAAGAGCTTTGA